A window of Candidatus Pantoea floridensis contains these coding sequences:
- a CDS encoding HlyD family type I secretion periplasmic adaptor subunit: protein MSKLLPWRNRVKPLSAADAEFMNDVQASLLSQTTPGSRLVMWLIIAVLGIGLLWANFARVEEITKGDGKVISRSREQVIQSLEGGILAEMNVHEGSVVNRGDVLLKIDPTRAQSSYREVLSKVVGLKGSIARLRAEAYSLPLAFDEQVKSDPAIVAQETQAYESRKRALNDSITSLQRSYALSLREIHLAEPLAAKGLLSEVELLRMQRQANDIQAQIVERRNRYQSEAHAELTRLELELSQVSENLVGRADVVERTTLTAPVRGTVKNVRVNTIGGVIQPGEHILEIVPLEEQLLVEGKIRPSDVAFLHPGLPAKVKITAYDFAIYGGLDGHVEYISPDTLKDEQKAASGRPDDTYYRVLILTDKSTLHAGNKDLPIIPGMIATVEIRTGEKTILDYLLKPVLKAKEAFRER from the coding sequence ATGAGCAAGTTGCTGCCATGGCGTAACCGCGTCAAGCCTCTGTCTGCTGCTGACGCTGAGTTTATGAACGATGTGCAGGCTTCACTGCTGTCGCAAACCACACCCGGTTCCAGGCTGGTGATGTGGCTGATTATTGCGGTGTTAGGTATAGGGCTTCTCTGGGCCAACTTCGCCCGGGTTGAAGAGATTACCAAAGGCGATGGCAAAGTCATCTCGCGCAGCCGCGAACAGGTGATTCAAAGCCTTGAAGGCGGCATTCTGGCGGAGATGAACGTACATGAAGGTTCGGTGGTAAATCGCGGTGATGTATTACTGAAGATCGATCCCACTCGCGCGCAGTCCAGCTACCGCGAAGTCCTGAGTAAAGTGGTGGGTCTGAAGGGCAGCATTGCGCGTTTGCGCGCCGAGGCTTATTCGCTGCCGCTGGCGTTTGATGAGCAGGTGAAGAGCGATCCTGCCATCGTTGCGCAAGAGACCCAGGCCTACGAATCGCGCAAGCGCGCGCTTAATGACAGCATTACCTCGCTGCAGCGTAGTTACGCCTTATCTCTGCGCGAGATTCACCTGGCGGAGCCGCTGGCTGCAAAAGGGCTGTTGTCTGAAGTCGAGCTGCTGCGCATGCAGCGCCAGGCGAATGACATCCAGGCGCAAATCGTTGAGCGTCGCAATCGCTATCAATCTGAAGCGCATGCAGAGCTGACGCGGCTGGAGCTAGAGCTGAGCCAGGTCAGTGAAAACCTGGTGGGGCGCGCCGATGTGGTAGAGCGAACCACCCTGACTGCGCCCGTGCGCGGCACGGTGAAAAATGTGCGCGTTAACACCATCGGCGGCGTGATCCAGCCGGGCGAACACATCCTCGAAATCGTTCCATTGGAAGAACAGCTGCTGGTTGAAGGAAAAATCCGTCCGTCTGACGTGGCATTTCTCCATCCCGGTTTACCGGCCAAGGTGAAGATTACCGCCTACGACTTTGCCATTTACGGCGGGCTTGATGGGCATGTGGAGTACATCAGCCCTGATACGTTGAAAGACGAGCAAAAAGCCGCCAGTGGCCGCCCGGATGATACCTACTATCGCGTTCTGATCCTGACGGATAAAAGCACGCTGCACGCCGGCAATAAAGATCTGCCGATCATTCCAGGCATGATCGCCACCGTCGAGATCCGCACCGGTGAGAAAACCATTCTCGATTATCTGTTGAAGCCAGTTCTGAAGGCTAAAGAAGCATTCCGCGAGCGTTAA
- a CDS encoding TolC family protein: protein MHRAIVRYFSVCAVCIAALLTPAVNVMAESSDISQEGARVSLSGPENETVAASELRQKFLAAARISWSMSPTLKAYMAQGEAAEANVEDAKGQRWPQVDVTASSATKEFGNGVKNYQYQDSTPSLGLSVATNLYDFGQTRSTIESRQERVTSARQTVQAQREELAMQVSNALIEWDKQQHVIAISKQYLARMAELTKMLNGIVQLDAGRRSELTQAKGRLLQAQSYLENAESRARDVEITLHRLLGDSRVILPASDKWALPFADVNRQLSSLDGHPLILRASAEERAAFKEAEAIKASGLPKLNWTVSKNTREDQLGRQQAWQTGLNVSWGLFRGGSTTAQEIAAIKRAEANREQVQEQRRELENRVRTANQNAHSTAERAALYKNLIVESDRIRKDFFDQWYHLGRRSLLDVLTAESDLYNNQVNEVSNRFDSYAAIINGYANAGTLSHWLMTGR, encoded by the coding sequence ATGCACCGTGCAATAGTGCGTTACTTCTCCGTGTGCGCGGTTTGTATCGCCGCCTTATTGACTCCCGCAGTGAATGTGATGGCGGAATCCAGCGATATCTCGCAGGAGGGGGCTCGGGTGAGCCTGAGCGGACCGGAGAATGAAACGGTCGCAGCGAGTGAGCTGCGCCAAAAATTCCTTGCCGCTGCGCGTATTAGCTGGAGCATGAGTCCGACGTTGAAGGCGTATATGGCGCAGGGCGAGGCGGCCGAAGCCAACGTCGAAGATGCGAAGGGGCAGCGTTGGCCGCAGGTGGACGTTACGGCCTCATCAGCCACTAAAGAGTTTGGTAACGGCGTTAAAAACTATCAATATCAGGACAGTACCCCCTCTTTAGGCTTGTCAGTCGCAACCAATTTGTACGATTTTGGCCAAACCCGCAGCACCATTGAAAGCCGTCAGGAACGTGTTACGTCTGCGCGGCAAACGGTTCAGGCTCAGCGCGAAGAGCTCGCCATGCAGGTAAGTAATGCATTGATTGAATGGGATAAACAGCAGCACGTTATCGCCATCAGCAAGCAATATCTGGCGCGCATGGCAGAACTGACCAAAATGCTCAACGGCATTGTTCAGTTGGATGCGGGCCGCCGCAGTGAACTCACACAGGCAAAAGGACGGCTACTGCAGGCGCAGAGCTATCTGGAAAACGCGGAATCACGCGCGCGTGATGTAGAGATCACTCTGCATCGTCTATTGGGCGATAGCCGGGTAATTCTGCCGGCCAGCGACAAGTGGGCGCTTCCCTTTGCGGACGTAAATCGCCAGCTTTCGAGTCTGGATGGGCATCCGCTGATCTTGCGCGCCAGCGCTGAAGAACGTGCGGCTTTTAAGGAAGCCGAAGCCATCAAAGCCTCGGGCTTGCCGAAGCTCAACTGGACGGTCAGTAAAAACACGCGTGAAGATCAGTTAGGCCGTCAGCAAGCCTGGCAAACCGGTTTGAACGTTAGCTGGGGTTTATTCCGTGGCGGCTCAACCACCGCACAGGAAATTGCCGCCATTAAGCGTGCCGAAGCGAATCGCGAGCAGGTGCAGGAACAGCGGCGTGAGTTGGAAAACCGCGTGCGGACGGCCAATCAGAACGCACATTCCACCGCAGAACGTGCCGCACTGTATAAAAACCTGATTGTGGAATCCGATCGCATCCGTAAAGACTTTTTTGATCAGTGGTATCACTTAGGTCGTCGTTCATTACTGGATGTGTTGACTGCAGAAAGCGATCTCTATAACAATCAGGTTAATGAAGTCAGTAACCGTTTCGATAGCTATGCCGCCATTATTAACGGTTATGCCAACGCCGGCACGCTAAGCCACTGGTTGATGACGGGACGCTAA
- a CDS encoding MgtC/SapB family protein, with amino-acid sequence MDWKIFLLRVTVALVLGALIGCERQLRQRMTGLRTNALVSTGACLFVLMTQSVPGIASDASRVAAYVVSGIGFLGGGVIMRDGLNIRGLNTAATLWCTAAIGVLCSMGLLLEAAIGCMVILCANILLRELALGINRQTIVSAAEAIQHYKVQIICLAQDEVQVRSLMLHTLGGSGLRLQSLHSEDLDPPHRMEVNAEVMGNPTLTDQLESLVSRISLEKGVSSVRWQVSEMERD; translated from the coding sequence ATGGATTGGAAAATCTTTTTACTGCGCGTTACCGTCGCGCTGGTGTTGGGCGCATTAATTGGCTGTGAGCGCCAGCTCCGCCAGCGCATGACCGGTTTACGCACTAATGCGCTGGTGAGCACCGGCGCTTGCCTGTTTGTTTTGATGACGCAAAGCGTGCCAGGCATTGCTAGCGATGCCTCACGCGTTGCCGCTTATGTGGTCTCAGGTATCGGCTTCCTGGGCGGCGGCGTGATCATGCGTGATGGCCTAAACATTCGCGGGTTGAATACCGCCGCGACCTTGTGGTGCACCGCCGCGATTGGCGTACTGTGCAGCATGGGATTACTGCTCGAAGCCGCGATTGGCTGCATGGTGATCCTTTGCGCCAATATCCTGTTGCGTGAGTTGGCGCTTGGCATCAATCGCCAAACCATTGTCTCCGCTGCCGAGGCTATCCAGCACTACAAAGTACAAATCATCTGTCTCGCGCAGGATGAAGTACAGGTACGCAGCCTGATGCTGCATACATTGGGCGGCAGCGGTCTGCGCCTGCAATCGCTGCACAGCGAAGACCTGGATCCGCCGCATCGCATGGAAGTCAATGCGGAGGTGATGGGGAATCCCACACTGACCGATCAGCTGGAAAGTCTGGTAAGCCGCATCAGCCTCGAGAAAGGCGTGAGCTCTGTAAGGTGGCAGGTGAGTGAGATGGAGCGCGATTGA
- a CDS encoding SDR family NAD(P)-dependent oxidoreductase: MSHQLALITGASSGIGATYAKQLAARGANLILVARDAARLNALAQSLRDEHGVEVNVLAADLTHHADLQKVDREIHENTRITMLVNNAGMTVEGEFIEGDIAQIQTMLTLNITALTQLAHSAAQVFRARRSGTIVNIASVLALVSESANSAYNASKAYVLSLTRNMNRELVDSGVRVQAVLPGLTRTEIFERAGKSINDLPAEMLMEVDDLVSAALSGLDAGELVTIPSVEDISLWQRYDEARIAILPYISLNKPASRYLS; the protein is encoded by the coding sequence ATGTCACACCAACTGGCTTTGATCACCGGCGCCTCAAGCGGTATTGGCGCAACCTATGCAAAACAACTGGCAGCACGCGGCGCAAACCTGATCCTGGTGGCGCGCGATGCGGCCAGGCTCAATGCGCTGGCCCAGTCTCTGCGCGATGAGCATGGCGTGGAAGTTAACGTATTGGCCGCAGACCTCACCCATCACGCTGACTTGCAGAAAGTTGACCGTGAAATCCATGAAAATACGCGGATTACGATGCTGGTGAACAATGCCGGTATGACGGTAGAAGGCGAATTTATTGAAGGTGACATTGCCCAGATCCAGACGATGCTGACATTAAATATCACGGCACTGACCCAACTCGCGCACAGTGCTGCGCAGGTATTTCGTGCTCGCCGCAGCGGCACCATTGTGAATATCGCTTCGGTATTAGCGCTGGTGAGTGAATCCGCGAACAGCGCCTATAACGCCAGCAAAGCTTACGTGCTTTCTCTGACGCGCAATATGAACCGTGAGCTTGTCGACAGCGGCGTGCGAGTGCAGGCGGTGCTGCCAGGCTTAACGCGTACCGAAATCTTCGAACGTGCAGGCAAATCTATCAACGATCTTCCGGCGGAGATGCTGATGGAAGTGGATGATTTGGTATCCGCAGCGCTCAGCGGATTAGATGCGGGTGAGTTGGTTACGATTCCGTCAGTAGAGGATATCAGCCTGTGGCAGCGCTACGACGAAGCACGCATTGCCATTTTACCGTATATCTCGCTGAACAAGCCTGCATCGCGCTATTTATCGTAA
- a CDS encoding TetR/AcrR family transcriptional regulator — protein MEKLSHKARTRQRILDEASVAMRESGTEGIGVAALMKRAGLTHGGFYAHFASREELVKAVITEMFTDSARRFADITALQDPAQRLNQLVDNYLSDHHCRTPGEGCPMPALVSEMAHLPEDTRALFSQRREAVRQRLVQTLQELHHPQADEVATSMLAEMVGAVALARACADDDEARTLLAMSRRSVKQRAGLETI, from the coding sequence ATGGAAAAGCTGAGCCATAAAGCGCGTACGCGGCAGCGCATTTTGGATGAGGCCTCTGTGGCGATGCGCGAGAGCGGGACGGAAGGCATTGGTGTGGCGGCCCTGATGAAGCGCGCAGGGTTAACCCACGGCGGATTTTATGCCCACTTCGCCTCGCGTGAGGAGCTGGTGAAAGCCGTCATCACTGAGATGTTTACAGACTCAGCGCGACGCTTCGCGGATATCACCGCGCTTCAGGATCCGGCACAGCGGCTTAATCAGCTGGTAGATAACTATCTGTCGGATCATCATTGCCGCACGCCGGGTGAAGGCTGTCCGATGCCCGCGCTGGTGAGTGAAATGGCACATTTGCCAGAGGATACGCGCGCGCTTTTTTCCCAGCGACGTGAAGCGGTGCGCCAGCGTTTAGTACAGACGCTGCAGGAGTTGCATCACCCGCAAGCGGATGAGGTCGCCACCAGTATGCTGGCAGAAATGGTTGGCGCTGTGGCGCTGGCACGAGCCTGCGCCGATGACGATGAAGCGCGCACTTTGCTGGCAATGAGCCGCCGTTCGGTGAAACAACGCGCTGGTCTGGAGACGATATGA
- the mug gene encoding G/U mismatch-specific DNA glycosylase, producing the protein MSEHDIRDIVAPDLQVLFCGINPGKSSAHTGFHFAHPGNRFWKVIYQAGFTRELLKPEQEQRLLETGCGITMLVERPTVQANELDGHELRDGGTRLQQKILHYQPRALAVLGKEAFQKAFRQRKVEWGEQPQTFGATRLWVLPNPSGLNRATLEEMVASYRQLHDWLQKKA; encoded by the coding sequence ATGAGCGAGCATGATATTCGCGATATTGTCGCCCCCGATTTACAGGTGCTGTTTTGCGGCATCAATCCGGGCAAATCTTCGGCGCACACCGGTTTTCACTTTGCCCATCCAGGCAACCGCTTCTGGAAAGTGATTTATCAGGCCGGTTTTACGCGTGAGCTACTCAAGCCTGAGCAGGAGCAGCGGCTACTGGAAACGGGCTGTGGTATCACAATGCTGGTTGAGCGTCCCACGGTGCAGGCGAATGAGCTTGATGGTCATGAGCTGCGCGACGGCGGCACGCGGCTACAGCAAAAGATCCTGCATTATCAGCCGCGTGCGTTGGCGGTACTGGGGAAAGAGGCTTTCCAGAAAGCGTTTCGACAGCGCAAAGTGGAGTGGGGTGAGCAGCCGCAAACTTTCGGCGCAACGCGTTTATGGGTGCTGCCAAATCCGAGCGGCTTAAACCGCGCAACGCTAGAGGAGATGGTTGCATCCTATCGTCAACTGCATGATTGGTTACAGAAAAAAGCGTGA
- a CDS encoding substrate-binding domain-containing protein, which translates to MKHMIALATLLLATQSGVQAATLKVFSSGGMYPVIESLKQDYQQKTGNSIQLEAAPSMGDTPQAIPNRLKRHDSADVLVMVDYAIKPLEQANWVDSHSHQVLAHSYIAMAVKLGSGQPDISSVAKFKQALTEASSIAVSDSASGKYIQTKMLGKLALGAETAKKIAVIPATPVGEAVAQGKAELGFQQNSELKAVQGITIVGLIPQAVQQDTLYGAVITRDTQQKRAAAQFVKYLQSDKARQMMQEKGLTPY; encoded by the coding sequence ATGAAACACATGATTGCGCTGGCAACGCTACTGCTGGCGACACAAAGCGGTGTGCAGGCCGCAACGCTTAAGGTGTTCAGTTCCGGCGGAATGTATCCGGTGATTGAAAGCCTGAAACAGGATTATCAGCAAAAAACCGGTAACAGTATTCAGCTGGAAGCGGCGCCTTCCATGGGAGATACGCCACAAGCCATTCCCAATCGTCTTAAACGCCACGATAGCGCCGATGTGTTAGTGATGGTTGATTACGCTATCAAACCGCTCGAGCAGGCCAATTGGGTGGATAGCCACAGCCATCAGGTTCTGGCGCATTCGTATATTGCCATGGCGGTGAAGCTGGGCAGCGGGCAGCCGGATATCAGCAGCGTCGCTAAATTCAAACAGGCGCTGACTGAGGCATCGAGTATTGCGGTGTCCGATAGCGCTAGCGGCAAATATATCCAAACCAAAATGCTGGGTAAGCTGGCATTGGGTGCTGAAACCGCAAAAAAAATAGCGGTGATCCCGGCAACGCCGGTCGGTGAAGCTGTCGCTCAGGGCAAAGCGGAACTGGGTTTTCAGCAGAACAGTGAATTAAAAGCGGTGCAGGGCATTACTATAGTGGGACTGATTCCGCAGGCTGTGCAGCAGGATACGCTGTATGGCGCGGTGATCACGCGTGACACGCAGCAAAAGCGAGCGGCGGCGCAGTTTGTGAAGTATTTACAAAGCGATAAAGCGCGCCAGATGATGCAGGAAAAAGGTTTAACGCCGTACTGA
- the rpoD gene encoding RNA polymerase sigma factor RpoD has product MEQNPQSQLKLLVTRGKEQGYLTYAEVNDHLPEDIVDSDQIEDIIQMINDMGIQVVEEAPDADDLILNENSSDTDEDAAEAAAQVLSSVESEIGRTTDPVRMYMREMGTVELLTREGEIDIAKRIEDGINQVQCSVAEYPEAITYLLDQYDRVEAGDSRLSDLIIGFIDPNAEEDIAPTATHVGSELSQEDRDDDEEEDEEDDDSSDDDNSIDPELAREKFGDLRTQYETTRTVIKAKGRSHADAVAEIQNLSEVFKQFRLVPKQFDYLVNNMREMMERVRTQERLIMKLCIELCKMPKKNFITLFTGNETSPSWFKAALAMNKPWSEKLLEVEDDVMRSLYKLQQIEEETGLTIEQVKDINRRMSIGEAKARRAKKEMVEANLRLVISIAKKYTNRGLQFLDLIQEGNIGLMKAVDKFEYRRGYKFSTYATWWIRQAITRSIADQARTIRIPVHMIETINKLNRISRQMLQEMGREPTPEELAERMLMPEDKIRKVLKIAKEPISMETPIGDDEDSHLGDFIEDTTLELPLDSATSESLRSATHDVLAGLTAREAKVLRMRFGIDMNTDHTLEEVGKQFDVTRERIRQIEAKALRKLRHPSRSEVLRSFLDD; this is encoded by the coding sequence ATGGAGCAAAACCCGCAGTCACAGCTTAAGCTACTTGTCACCCGTGGTAAGGAGCAAGGCTATCTGACCTATGCTGAGGTCAATGACCATCTGCCGGAAGATATCGTCGACTCCGATCAGATCGAAGACATCATTCAGATGATTAATGACATGGGTATTCAGGTCGTAGAAGAAGCGCCTGATGCCGATGATCTGATCCTGAATGAGAACAGCTCCGACACTGACGAAGATGCCGCAGAAGCCGCCGCTCAGGTTTTATCCAGTGTTGAATCTGAAATTGGCCGTACCACCGACCCGGTGCGCATGTATATGCGTGAAATGGGTACCGTTGAACTGCTGACGCGCGAAGGCGAAATTGACATCGCTAAGCGCATCGAAGACGGTATCAACCAGGTTCAATGCTCTGTTGCCGAATATCCGGAAGCGATCACCTATCTGCTCGATCAGTACGATCGCGTAGAAGCGGGCGACTCTCGCCTGTCCGATTTAATCATCGGCTTCATCGATCCTAACGCGGAAGAAGATATTGCGCCGACCGCAACTCACGTTGGTTCTGAGTTATCGCAGGAAGATCGCGATGATGATGAAGAAGAAGACGAAGAGGATGATGACAGCTCTGACGATGACAACTCCATCGATCCAGAACTGGCTCGCGAGAAGTTTGGCGACCTGCGTACGCAGTATGAAACCACGCGTACCGTCATCAAAGCCAAAGGCCGCAGCCACGCGGACGCCGTTGCTGAAATCCAAAATCTGTCTGAAGTGTTTAAACAGTTCCGCCTGGTACCGAAGCAATTCGATTACCTGGTAAACAATATGCGTGAAATGATGGAGCGCGTGCGTACGCAAGAGCGCCTGATCATGAAGCTGTGTATTGAACTGTGCAAAATGCCGAAGAAAAACTTCATCACGCTGTTTACCGGCAACGAGACCAGCCCAAGCTGGTTTAAAGCCGCACTGGCCATGAACAAACCATGGTCAGAGAAACTGCTGGAAGTCGAAGATGATGTGATGCGTTCGCTGTACAAACTGCAGCAGATCGAAGAAGAAACCGGCTTGACCATCGAGCAGGTGAAAGACATTAACCGTCGTATGTCTATCGGCGAGGCGAAAGCGCGTCGTGCGAAGAAAGAGATGGTTGAAGCAAACTTACGTCTGGTTATTTCTATCGCGAAGAAATACACCAACCGTGGTCTGCAGTTCCTCGATTTGATTCAGGAAGGCAACATCGGCCTGATGAAAGCGGTTGATAAGTTTGAATACCGTCGTGGTTATAAGTTCTCAACTTACGCCACCTGGTGGATTCGTCAGGCGATTACCCGTTCTATCGCTGACCAGGCGCGCACCATCCGTATTCCGGTGCATATGATTGAGACCATCAACAAACTCAACCGTATTTCGCGTCAGATGCTGCAAGAGATGGGCCGCGAACCGACGCCAGAAGAGCTGGCTGAACGTATGCTGATGCCAGAAGATAAGATCCGCAAAGTGCTGAAAATCGCTAAAGAGCCCATCTCCATGGAGACGCCGATTGGTGACGATGAAGATTCGCATCTGGGCGATTTTATCGAAGACACCACGCTGGAGCTGCCGCTGGATTCCGCTACCTCGGAAAGCCTGCGCTCAGCCACCCACGATGTGTTGGCTGGTTTGACAGCGCGTGAAGCGAAAGTTCTGCGTATGCGTTTCGGTATCGATATGAACACCGACCATACGCTGGAAGAGGTCGGCAAACAGTTTGACGTTACGCGTGAGCGTATTCGTCAGATCGAAGCCAAGGCGCTGCGTAAGCTGCGTCATCCAAGCCGCTCTGAAGTGCTGCGTAGCTTCCTCGACGATTAA
- the dnaG gene encoding DNA primase encodes MAGRIPRVFINDLLARTDIVDLIDARVKLKKQGKNYHACCPFHNEKTPSFTVSGEKQFYYCFGCGAKGNAIDFLMNHDRLEFVESVEELATLHGLEVPYEAGNGPSQMERHQRQSLYQLLEGLNGFYQQSLRNPQAQSAQNYLATRGLSQEVIDHFAIGYAPAGWDNVLKRFGQQKDDRESLMEAGMLVSNDSGRTYDRFRDRVMFPIRDKRGRVIGFGGRVLGNDTPKYLNSPETPIFHKGRQLYGLYEAQKNHPQPARLLVVEGYMDVVALAQFGIDYAVASLGTSTTAEHVQLLYRSTDTVICCYDGDRAGREAAWRTLETALPYMNDGRQLRFMFLPDGEDPDTLVRKEGKEAFEARMEQATPLSTFLFDSLMPQVDLSTRDGKTKLATLALPLISQIPGETLRIYMRQTLGNKLGILDDNQLDKLMPKLAESGVLPTAPPLKRTTMRVLIALLVQNPQFASIVPTLDGLEQSKMAGLPLFVELVSRCTENPGLTTGQLLELYRGTNFSQTLETLATWNHMIVDEEAEEVFQDSLASIYDSALEQRLEALIARERTEGLSAIERREFWALSQALAKK; translated from the coding sequence ATGGCAGGACGAATTCCACGCGTATTTATCAACGACTTACTTGCCCGCACGGACATCGTGGATCTTATCGATGCCCGCGTTAAGCTGAAAAAGCAGGGTAAGAATTATCACGCGTGCTGTCCTTTTCATAACGAGAAAACCCCCTCTTTCACCGTCAGCGGTGAGAAGCAGTTTTATTACTGCTTCGGTTGCGGAGCCAAGGGCAACGCCATCGACTTCCTGATGAATCACGATCGTCTGGAATTTGTTGAGAGCGTTGAGGAGCTGGCTACGCTTCACGGCTTAGAAGTGCCGTATGAAGCGGGCAACGGCCCCAGCCAAATGGAACGCCATCAGCGTCAAAGTCTTTATCAGTTGCTGGAAGGCCTGAACGGCTTTTATCAACAGAGCCTGCGGAATCCGCAAGCGCAATCTGCTCAGAATTATCTCGCCACGCGCGGACTCAGCCAGGAAGTGATCGATCACTTCGCTATCGGCTATGCGCCCGCCGGTTGGGATAATGTACTGAAGCGCTTTGGCCAGCAAAAAGACGATCGCGAATCACTGATGGAAGCCGGCATGTTGGTCAGCAATGACTCAGGCCGCACCTACGATCGTTTCCGCGATCGCGTGATGTTCCCTATTCGCGATAAGCGTGGCCGCGTAATAGGTTTTGGTGGTCGCGTGCTGGGCAATGATACGCCGAAGTATCTGAACTCACCTGAAACACCCATTTTTCATAAAGGCCGCCAGCTGTACGGGCTTTATGAAGCACAAAAAAATCATCCTCAACCCGCGCGTTTGCTGGTGGTTGAAGGTTACATGGACGTGGTGGCGCTGGCGCAATTTGGCATCGATTATGCCGTTGCTTCGCTGGGCACCTCGACCACTGCGGAACACGTTCAGCTGCTGTATCGTTCAACCGATACCGTGATTTGCTGTTACGACGGCGACCGCGCCGGACGTGAGGCCGCGTGGCGTACGCTCGAAACCGCATTGCCATACATGAATGATGGTCGTCAGCTACGCTTTATGTTTTTGCCCGATGGCGAGGATCCAGACACGCTGGTACGCAAAGAGGGCAAAGAAGCCTTCGAAGCGCGGATGGAGCAGGCAACACCGCTCTCCACGTTTTTGTTCGATAGCTTAATGCCGCAGGTGGATTTGAGTACCCGTGACGGTAAGACCAAGCTGGCGACACTGGCGCTGCCGCTGATTAGTCAGATTCCTGGTGAAACCTTACGCATTTATATGCGTCAAACTCTGGGTAACAAACTCGGCATTCTTGACGATAACCAGTTAGACAAGCTGATGCCGAAGCTGGCCGAAAGCGGAGTGCTACCAACGGCGCCACCGTTGAAACGCACCACCATGCGCGTGTTGATTGCGTTATTGGTGCAGAATCCGCAATTTGCTTCCATCGTGCCTACACTGGATGGACTGGAGCAGTCGAAAATGGCGGGTTTACCGCTATTTGTGGAGTTAGTCAGTCGTTGTACAGAGAATCCTGGCCTGACTACCGGACAGCTACTAGAGTTATATCGCGGGACAAATTTTAGCCAGACCCTTGAAACACTGGCCACCTGGAACCACATGATAGTGGATGAAGAGGCGGAAGAAGTGTTTCAGGATTCACTGGCAAGTATTTATGATTCCGCGCTCGAACAGCGCCTTGAAGCATTAATCGCACGTGAGCGAACGGAAGGCCTAAGCGCCATCGAACGTCGCGAGTTCTGGGCTTTAAGCCAGGCATTAGCGAAAAAATAA
- the rpsU gene encoding 30S ribosomal protein S21, producing MPVIKVRENEPFDVALRRFKRSCEKAGVLAEVRSREFYEKPTTERKRAKASAVKRHAKKLARENARRTRLY from the coding sequence ATGCCGGTAATTAAAGTACGTGAAAACGAGCCGTTCGACGTAGCACTGCGTCGCTTCAAGCGTTCATGCGAGAAAGCAGGTGTTCTGGCAGAAGTTCGTAGCCGTGAGTTCTACGAAAAGCCTACCACCGAGCGTAAGCGCGCTAAAGCATCTGCAGTTAAGCGTCACGCCAAGAAACTGGCTCGCGAAAACGCACGCCGCACTCGTCTGTACTAA